One genomic window of Garra rufa chromosome 2, GarRuf1.0, whole genome shotgun sequence includes the following:
- the LOC141326029 gene encoding uncharacterized protein gives MSFFTCFHHGKSFNEQGKFKVHKKTHTEESRFICQQCGKSFSNKGNLKVHMKIHTGEKPFICQQCGKSFSQKRTLKDHMKIHTGEKSFRCRQCGKSFSQNTNLKVHMKIHTGEKSFICQQCGKSFSRKATLEVHMRIHTGEKSFICQQCGKSFSQKTNLKVHMKIHTGEKSFICQQCGKSFSQKRTLKDHMQIHTGEKSFRCRQCGKSFSQNTNLKVHMKIHTGEKSFICLQCGKSFTRKATLEVHMRIHTGEKSFICQQCGKSFGKKTNLKVHMKIHTGEKSFICQHFSNPGNLRVHLRVHPGEGPNACKQCGKSFSK, from the exons ATgagttttttcacttgctttcatcatggaaagagtttcaatgaacaaggaaAATTTAAAGTCCACAAAAAAACTCACACTGAAGAGAGtcgtttcatctgccaacaatgtggaaagagtttcagtaacaaaggaaaccttaaagtccacatgaaaattcacactggggagaagcctttcatctgtcaacagtgtggaaagagtttcagtcaaaaaagaacccttaaagaccacatgaaaattcacacaggagagaagtctttcagatgccgtcagtgtggaaaaagtttcagtcaaaatacaaaccttaaagtccacatgaaaattcacacaggagagaaatctttcatctgccaacagtgtggaaagagtttctctcgAAAAGCAACCcttgaagtccacatgagaattcacacaggagaaaagtctttcatctgccaacagtgtggaaagagtttcagtcaaaaaacaaaccttaaagtccacatgaaaattcacacaggagagaaatctttcatctgccaacagtgtggaaagagtttcagtcaaaaaagaacccttaaagaccacatgcaaattcacacaggagagaagtctttcagatgccgtcagtgtggaaaaagtttcagtcaaaatacaaaccttaaagtccacatgaaaattcacacaggagagaaatctttcatctgcctacagtgtggaaagagtttcactcgaaaagcaacccttgaagtccacatgagaattcacacaggagaaaagtctttcatctgccaacagtgtggaaagagtttcggtaaaaaaacaaaccttaaagtccacatgaaaattcacacaggagagaaatctttcatctgccaaca tttcagtaaTCCTGGAAACCTTAGAGTCCACCTGAGAGTTCACCCTGGAGAGGGGCCTAACgcctgcaaacaatgtggaaagagtttcagtaaaTGA